A genomic stretch from Armigeres subalbatus isolate Guangzhou_Male unplaced genomic scaffold, GZ_Asu_2 Contig857, whole genome shotgun sequence includes:
- the LOC134204745 gene encoding lysophosphatidylserine lipase ABHD12-like isoform X2, whose product MPYFAIQKQSILVKIGLTTCKICILVFVIIFIVLPLIFKFSFALQKNILFLTFISYPPNVDLKRPEKSGLYATRNFIVTYRDQEDDVDVGVAVWHVLPNDLVRRFWKELQINEPTLSNMTAPEDVRDKVDALVSEDTTQYRGIERILHRSNLNLDDESTQKDLFEETLRATTNDIVLYLHGNTASRGASHRVELYKLLRSLNYHVVTLDYRGYGDSASISPTERGVVYDALAVYQYITSISKNPIYLWGHSLGTGVATHLLSLLTDMSLPGPKAVVLESPFNNIREEICAHPFSKLYRHLPWFDYTISRPMYANELRFESDQHIAEFRQPVLILHAEDDHVVPFNLGYKLYRTALDTRGKSWGPIEFHRFEKTSHYGHRYICRAPNLPEIVIRFFRTYRNEQY is encoded by the exons ATGCCTTATTTTGCGATCCAAAAGCAATCCATTCTTGTGAA AATCGGTTTAACGACGTGCAAGATCTGCATCCTGGTGTTTGTGATCATTTTCATCGTGCTGCCATTGATATTTAAATTCTCGTTTGCCCTGCAGAAAAACATCCTATTCCTcacattca TTTCCTACCCGCCGAATGTTGATCTCAAACGACCGGAGAAAAGCGGTTTGTACGCGACGCGAAATTTCATCGTCACTTATCGGGACCAGGAAGACGACGTCGATGTGGGTGTTGCGGTATGGCACGTGCTTCCCAATGATCTGGTGCGGCGTTTCTGGAAGGAACTGCAAATTAACGAG CCTACTCTATCTAACATGACAGCACCGGAGGATGTGCGGGACAAAGTGGACGCATTAGTTAGCGAAGATACCACACAGTATCGTGGAATCGAGCGGATTTTGCACCGCTCAAACCTGAACTTGGACGATGAATCCACCCAGAAGGATTTGTTTGAGGAGACTCTCCGAGCCACCACCAATGATATCGTGCTGTATCTGCATGGAAACACTGCCTCACGGGGGGCTTCTCACCGGGTGGAGCTGTACAAGTTGCTGCGAAGTCTCAATTATCACGTGGTGACCCTGGACTATCGAGGATACGGGGATTCGGCTAGCATTTCCCCAACCGAGCGGGGCGTCGTGTACGACGCCTTGGCCGTGTATCAGTATATAACCAGTATTAGTAAAAATCCAATTTACCTGTGGGGCCATTCGCTGGGGACGGGGGTGGCTACGCATTTGCTATCGCTTTTGACGGACATGAGCTTGCCGGGCCCGAAAGCGGTGGTGCTAGAAAGCCCTTTCAATAACATTCGGGAGGAGATTTGTGCTCATCCGTTTTCTAAG TTGTATCGGCATCTTCCATGGTTCGACTACACAATATCACGTCCAATGTATGCCAATGAACTGCGTTTTGAGTCCGATCAGCACATTGCAGAATTTAGACAGCCGGTGTTGATTTTGCATGCTGAGGATGATCATGTTGTCCCGTTCAATTTAGGTTATAAG CTCTACCGCACCGCCCTAGACACCCGTGGCAAATCGTGGGGCCCCATCGAGTTCCACCGATTCGAGAAGACCAGCCACTACGGCCATCGGTACATCTGCCGGGCACCGAACCTGCCGGAAATCGTAATCCGTTTCTTCCGCACGTACCGCAACGAGCAGTACTGA
- the LOC134204745 gene encoding lysophosphatidylserine lipase ABHD12-like isoform X1: MALIDIDLITSTLFKTLVIPGIVTTLWLSDLIGLTTCKICILVFVIIFIVLPLIFKFSFALQKNILFLTFISYPPNVDLKRPEKSGLYATRNFIVTYRDQEDDVDVGVAVWHVLPNDLVRRFWKELQINEPTLSNMTAPEDVRDKVDALVSEDTTQYRGIERILHRSNLNLDDESTQKDLFEETLRATTNDIVLYLHGNTASRGASHRVELYKLLRSLNYHVVTLDYRGYGDSASISPTERGVVYDALAVYQYITSISKNPIYLWGHSLGTGVATHLLSLLTDMSLPGPKAVVLESPFNNIREEICAHPFSKLYRHLPWFDYTISRPMYANELRFESDQHIAEFRQPVLILHAEDDHVVPFNLGYKLYRTALDTRGKSWGPIEFHRFEKTSHYGHRYICRAPNLPEIVIRFFRTYRNEQY, translated from the exons AATCGGTTTAACGACGTGCAAGATCTGCATCCTGGTGTTTGTGATCATTTTCATCGTGCTGCCATTGATATTTAAATTCTCGTTTGCCCTGCAGAAAAACATCCTATTCCTcacattca TTTCCTACCCGCCGAATGTTGATCTCAAACGACCGGAGAAAAGCGGTTTGTACGCGACGCGAAATTTCATCGTCACTTATCGGGACCAGGAAGACGACGTCGATGTGGGTGTTGCGGTATGGCACGTGCTTCCCAATGATCTGGTGCGGCGTTTCTGGAAGGAACTGCAAATTAACGAG CCTACTCTATCTAACATGACAGCACCGGAGGATGTGCGGGACAAAGTGGACGCATTAGTTAGCGAAGATACCACACAGTATCGTGGAATCGAGCGGATTTTGCACCGCTCAAACCTGAACTTGGACGATGAATCCACCCAGAAGGATTTGTTTGAGGAGACTCTCCGAGCCACCACCAATGATATCGTGCTGTATCTGCATGGAAACACTGCCTCACGGGGGGCTTCTCACCGGGTGGAGCTGTACAAGTTGCTGCGAAGTCTCAATTATCACGTGGTGACCCTGGACTATCGAGGATACGGGGATTCGGCTAGCATTTCCCCAACCGAGCGGGGCGTCGTGTACGACGCCTTGGCCGTGTATCAGTATATAACCAGTATTAGTAAAAATCCAATTTACCTGTGGGGCCATTCGCTGGGGACGGGGGTGGCTACGCATTTGCTATCGCTTTTGACGGACATGAGCTTGCCGGGCCCGAAAGCGGTGGTGCTAGAAAGCCCTTTCAATAACATTCGGGAGGAGATTTGTGCTCATCCGTTTTCTAAG TTGTATCGGCATCTTCCATGGTTCGACTACACAATATCACGTCCAATGTATGCCAATGAACTGCGTTTTGAGTCCGATCAGCACATTGCAGAATTTAGACAGCCGGTGTTGATTTTGCATGCTGAGGATGATCATGTTGTCCCGTTCAATTTAGGTTATAAG CTCTACCGCACCGCCCTAGACACCCGTGGCAAATCGTGGGGCCCCATCGAGTTCCACCGATTCGAGAAGACCAGCCACTACGGCCATCGGTACATCTGCCGGGCACCGAACCTGCCGGAAATCGTAATCCGTTTCTTCCGCACGTACCGCAACGAGCAGTACTGA
- the LOC134204745 gene encoding lysophosphatidylserine lipase ABHD12-like isoform X3, protein MYLLTRRRLFKRIGLTTCKICILVFVIIFIVLPLIFKFSFALQKNILFLTFISYPPNVDLKRPEKSGLYATRNFIVTYRDQEDDVDVGVAVWHVLPNDLVRRFWKELQINEPTLSNMTAPEDVRDKVDALVSEDTTQYRGIERILHRSNLNLDDESTQKDLFEETLRATTNDIVLYLHGNTASRGASHRVELYKLLRSLNYHVVTLDYRGYGDSASISPTERGVVYDALAVYQYITSISKNPIYLWGHSLGTGVATHLLSLLTDMSLPGPKAVVLESPFNNIREEICAHPFSKLYRHLPWFDYTISRPMYANELRFESDQHIAEFRQPVLILHAEDDHVVPFNLGYKLYRTALDTRGKSWGPIEFHRFEKTSHYGHRYICRAPNLPEIVIRFFRTYRNEQY, encoded by the exons AATCGGTTTAACGACGTGCAAGATCTGCATCCTGGTGTTTGTGATCATTTTCATCGTGCTGCCATTGATATTTAAATTCTCGTTTGCCCTGCAGAAAAACATCCTATTCCTcacattca TTTCCTACCCGCCGAATGTTGATCTCAAACGACCGGAGAAAAGCGGTTTGTACGCGACGCGAAATTTCATCGTCACTTATCGGGACCAGGAAGACGACGTCGATGTGGGTGTTGCGGTATGGCACGTGCTTCCCAATGATCTGGTGCGGCGTTTCTGGAAGGAACTGCAAATTAACGAG CCTACTCTATCTAACATGACAGCACCGGAGGATGTGCGGGACAAAGTGGACGCATTAGTTAGCGAAGATACCACACAGTATCGTGGAATCGAGCGGATTTTGCACCGCTCAAACCTGAACTTGGACGATGAATCCACCCAGAAGGATTTGTTTGAGGAGACTCTCCGAGCCACCACCAATGATATCGTGCTGTATCTGCATGGAAACACTGCCTCACGGGGGGCTTCTCACCGGGTGGAGCTGTACAAGTTGCTGCGAAGTCTCAATTATCACGTGGTGACCCTGGACTATCGAGGATACGGGGATTCGGCTAGCATTTCCCCAACCGAGCGGGGCGTCGTGTACGACGCCTTGGCCGTGTATCAGTATATAACCAGTATTAGTAAAAATCCAATTTACCTGTGGGGCCATTCGCTGGGGACGGGGGTGGCTACGCATTTGCTATCGCTTTTGACGGACATGAGCTTGCCGGGCCCGAAAGCGGTGGTGCTAGAAAGCCCTTTCAATAACATTCGGGAGGAGATTTGTGCTCATCCGTTTTCTAAG TTGTATCGGCATCTTCCATGGTTCGACTACACAATATCACGTCCAATGTATGCCAATGAACTGCGTTTTGAGTCCGATCAGCACATTGCAGAATTTAGACAGCCGGTGTTGATTTTGCATGCTGAGGATGATCATGTTGTCCCGTTCAATTTAGGTTATAAG CTCTACCGCACCGCCCTAGACACCCGTGGCAAATCGTGGGGCCCCATCGAGTTCCACCGATTCGAGAAGACCAGCCACTACGGCCATCGGTACATCTGCCGGGCACCGAACCTGCCGGAAATCGTAATCCGTTTCTTCCGCACGTACCGCAACGAGCAGTACTGA